The following are encoded in a window of Thalassotalea insulae genomic DNA:
- the dnaG gene encoding DNA primase yields MAGMIPRQFIDDLLARADIVELINLRVPLKKAGKNYQACCPFHTEKSPSFSVSPDKQFYHCFGCGEHGNAISFLMEFDRLEFPDAIEELAAHYNMEVPREQNNQSPAQIKQQQQAYQQKQDDYALMADISRFYQQQLKVAEDKAVAVDYLKGRGLSGQIAKKFGIGYISDQWDNMMRAFAKNSHVTQQLIDLGMAIQGDKNKPYDRFRGRIMFPIHDKRGRVIGFGGRVLGDGTPKYLNSPETRIYHKGQELYGLYEAKQANKQLERIVIVEGYMDVVALAQHGVEYAVASLGTATTPEQLQTLFRTVKEVICCYDGDRAGKDAAWRAMENALPLIQDGYSLKFVFLPDGEDPDSLIRVQGQQAFEHILEQATPLTEFLFEHLMQQTEMNSLEGKAALMGSFQPLLTKMPESTIKDGIITKLAHNFGAGSEKQLAKLNQKANQSSIQQATQKQPKVTPVRLAIALLLEYPHIVDALPDPYVLAQLDMPGVALLNQLISLCKNNSKANSAQLIEHFRGTAEGKQLTKLICWQHHVTAEAAENVFLDSIEKLLDSFVEQRTEQLLQKARTGQMSPNEKQELQALLNA; encoded by the coding sequence ATGGCAGGCATGATTCCCCGACAGTTTATTGATGATTTATTAGCTCGGGCTGATATTGTTGAATTAATTAACTTACGTGTACCATTAAAAAAGGCGGGCAAAAATTATCAGGCTTGCTGCCCGTTTCATACTGAAAAATCACCTTCTTTTAGCGTCAGTCCAGATAAACAGTTTTACCACTGCTTTGGCTGCGGCGAACACGGTAATGCCATTTCGTTCTTAATGGAATTTGACCGCTTAGAATTTCCCGATGCCATAGAAGAGCTTGCCGCCCATTACAATATGGAAGTGCCGAGAGAGCAAAACAATCAGTCTCCAGCACAAATCAAGCAACAGCAGCAAGCTTATCAGCAAAAACAAGATGATTATGCGCTAATGGCAGATATCAGCCGCTTCTACCAACAACAGCTAAAAGTAGCTGAAGATAAAGCTGTTGCAGTTGATTATCTAAAAGGCAGAGGTCTCAGTGGTCAGATAGCGAAAAAATTTGGTATCGGTTATATCAGCGATCAATGGGACAACATGATGCGTGCCTTTGCTAAAAATTCGCATGTGACGCAGCAACTGATCGATTTGGGCATGGCGATTCAAGGAGATAAAAATAAACCTTATGATCGCTTTCGTGGCCGCATTATGTTCCCTATCCACGACAAACGCGGTCGAGTTATTGGCTTTGGCGGTCGAGTATTAGGTGATGGTACACCGAAATACCTTAACTCACCAGAGACGCGAATTTATCATAAAGGCCAAGAACTATATGGCCTATATGAAGCGAAACAAGCCAATAAACAACTCGAACGCATTGTTATCGTCGAAGGTTATATGGATGTGGTTGCTCTGGCCCAGCACGGTGTTGAATACGCCGTTGCTTCATTAGGCACTGCCACCACACCTGAGCAATTGCAAACGTTATTTCGTACCGTAAAAGAAGTCATTTGTTGTTATGATGGAGACAGAGCAGGTAAAGATGCAGCATGGCGCGCGATGGAAAATGCCTTGCCACTGATCCAAGATGGTTATTCGCTTAAGTTTGTTTTTCTACCAGATGGTGAAGATCCCGATTCTTTAATCAGGGTACAAGGTCAACAAGCCTTTGAGCATATCCTTGAACAAGCAACACCATTAACTGAATTTTTATTTGAACATCTAATGCAACAAACAGAGATGAATTCTCTGGAAGGTAAAGCGGCTTTAATGGGGTCATTTCAACCCTTGCTGACAAAAATGCCAGAAAGCACAATTAAAGACGGCATCATCACTAAACTTGCGCATAATTTTGGCGCTGGCAGTGAGAAACAATTAGCCAAGCTCAACCAAAAAGCTAACCAAAGTAGCATACAACAAGCCACACAAAAACAACCAAAAGTAACCCCGGTAAGATTAGCTATTGCATTATTACTTGAATATCCCCATATAGTAGATGCACTGCCAGACCCATATGTTTTAGCCCAGCTAGATATGCCTGGCGTAGCCTTGTTAAACCAATTGATCAGTTTGTGTAAAAACAACAGTAAGGCAAACAGCGCTCAGCTTATTGAACACTTTAGAGGAACGGCAGAAGGTAAACAACTGACTAAACTAATATGCTGGCAACATCATGTCACTGCAGAAGCGGCAGAAAATGTTTTTTTAGACAGCATAGAAAAACTATTAGATAGCTTTGTCGAACAACGTACAGAGCAGTTATTGCAAAAAGCAAGAACGGGACAAATGAGTCCAAACGAAAAACAGGAACTGCAAGCGTTATTAAATGCGTAA
- the rpoD gene encoding RNA polymerase sigma factor RpoD → MDQAPQSRLKELITKGKEQGYLTFAEVNDHLPQDIIDSDQVEDIIRMINDMGIQVFEHAPDSDTLMMSEANTDEDAAEAAAQALATVESEIGRTTDPVRMYMREMGTVELLTRKGEIVIAKRIEEGIKEVQRSVSEYPPAINYLLEQWDNFEAEEGRLSDIIVGFLDPDAEEEEIPVAATHIGSELSDEELDDEDDTDTDEEDEDEEEEDTGPDPELAREKFGLLRAAYEKANKVIDAKGRGHADAQKAIDELAEVFKEFRLVPKVFDRLVKNMRSVMDRLRVQERLIMKHCVVGAGMPKTTFIKVFPGNETSKDWFEEQKNAGLPHSAKMVDIEADVERCIYKLNQLEEETFLNVHGIKDINRRMSIGEAKARRAKKEMVEANLRLVISIAKKYTNRGLQFLDLIQEGNIGLMKAVDKFEYRRGYKFSTYATWWIRQAITRSIADQARTIRIPVHMIETINKLNRISRQMLQEMGREPTPEELAERMIMPEDKIRKVLKIAKEPISMETPIGDDEDSHLGDFIEDGSGELPVDSATSENLKDATHEVLAGLTAREAKVLRMRFGIDMNTDHTLEEVGKQFDVTRERIRQIEAKALRKLRHPSRSEQLKSFLDGE, encoded by the coding sequence ATGGATCAAGCCCCACAATCTAGACTTAAAGAGTTAATAACCAAAGGTAAAGAACAAGGTTATTTAACTTTTGCCGAAGTTAACGATCATCTTCCTCAGGATATAATCGATTCAGATCAAGTCGAAGACATTATTCGTATGATCAATGACATGGGTATTCAGGTATTTGAACATGCGCCTGACAGCGACACTTTAATGATGAGTGAAGCCAATACCGATGAAGATGCTGCCGAAGCTGCTGCTCAAGCACTTGCCACTGTAGAAAGTGAAATTGGCAGAACAACTGACCCAGTTCGTATGTATATGCGTGAAATGGGTACCGTTGAGCTTTTAACACGTAAAGGCGAAATTGTTATCGCCAAACGTATTGAAGAAGGCATTAAAGAAGTACAACGTAGTGTTTCAGAATATCCACCTGCGATTAATTATTTATTAGAGCAATGGGATAATTTTGAAGCCGAAGAAGGTCGTTTAAGCGATATTATCGTTGGCTTTTTAGATCCTGATGCCGAAGAAGAAGAAATTCCCGTTGCTGCAACTCATATAGGCTCTGAATTGTCTGATGAAGAATTAGATGATGAAGATGATACCGATACCGACGAAGAAGACGAAGACGAAGAAGAGGAAGATACAGGTCCAGATCCTGAACTTGCTCGTGAAAAATTTGGCTTATTGCGTGCGGCTTATGAAAAAGCAAATAAAGTTATCGATGCCAAAGGTCGTGGCCATGCTGATGCTCAAAAAGCTATCGATGAATTAGCTGAAGTATTTAAAGAGTTTCGTTTAGTACCGAAAGTGTTCGACCGTTTAGTGAAGAACATGCGTAGCGTAATGGATCGTTTGCGTGTGCAAGAACGTTTGATCATGAAACATTGTGTTGTTGGTGCAGGCATGCCGAAAACCACATTTATTAAGGTTTTCCCTGGCAATGAAACATCAAAAGACTGGTTTGAAGAACAAAAGAATGCAGGTTTACCTCACTCAGCCAAAATGGTTGACATAGAGGCAGATGTTGAGCGTTGTATCTATAAACTAAACCAGCTAGAAGAAGAAACTTTCCTTAATGTTCATGGCATTAAAGATATTAACCGTCGGATGTCAATTGGTGAAGCAAAAGCTCGCCGCGCGAAAAAAGAAATGGTTGAAGCCAACTTACGTTTGGTAATTTCTATCGCGAAAAAATACACTAACCGTGGTTTACAATTCTTAGATTTGATTCAAGAAGGTAATATTGGTTTGATGAAAGCGGTTGATAAGTTTGAATATCGCCGTGGTTATAAATTCTCGACCTATGCAACTTGGTGGATCAGACAAGCGATCACTCGTTCAATTGCCGATCAAGCCAGAACTATTCGTATTCCAGTGCATATGATTGAAACGATTAATAAACTTAACCGTATTTCACGTCAGATGCTACAAGAAATGGGCCGAGAACCAACACCGGAAGAATTAGCTGAACGTATGATAATGCCGGAAGATAAAATCCGTAAGGTATTAAAAATAGCTAAAGAACCAATTTCAATGGAAACACCAATCGGTGATGATGAAGACTCGCACTTAGGTGACTTTATTGAAGATGGTAGCGGTGAATTACCAGTTGATTCAGCAACCTCTGAAAATTTAAAAGATGCTACTCATGAGGTATTAGCAGGTCTTACTGCCCGTGAAGCTAAAGTGTTAAGAATGCGTTTTGGTATTGATATGAATACTGACCATACACTTGAAGAAGTTGGTAAGCAGTTTGATGTAACGCGTGAACGTATTCGTCAAATTGAAGCAAAAGCGTTACGTAAGTTACGCCACCCTTCACGCTCAGAACAACTAAAAAGCTTCTTAGATGGTGAGTAA
- a CDS encoding DUF3718 domain-containing protein, translated as MNTFKKLIVVSALSTGFVFSSQAVELKAADNSTYTQLCLTAVSSSRPAMYNAIKASGYSKNFIAKNLRCNADDLISFVQSYGKNADDMIRAIQNRGTHVSISDIAMLKREYMK; from the coding sequence ATGAATACGTTTAAAAAATTAATTGTAGTATCAGCACTAAGCACAGGTTTTGTATTTTCTAGTCAGGCAGTAGAGTTAAAAGCAGCGGATAATAGTACTTATACTCAGCTTTGCCTGACTGCAGTGTCGAGTAGTCGCCCAGCGATGTATAACGCGATTAAAGCGAGCGGCTATAGTAAAAATTTTATAGCCAAGAATTTACGTTGTAATGCAGATGATCTTATTAGTTTTGTTCAATCATACGGTAAGAATGCAGATGATATGATCAGAGCAATACAGAATCGTGGAACTCACGTATCTATTAGCGATATAGCAATGCTGAAACGCGAGTATATGAAATAA
- a CDS encoding MbnH family di-heme enzyme: MNRFFVILCLVVGVFACSEKQPPQVEYQWPLMKGFPKPQVPKDNPMTEEKVALGRALFYDNNLSFNQQQSCASCHQQQYAFGENIDQSIGSTGEQHRRNAPALVNIAYNKTLTWAHDGLTTIERQLLLPIFGEAPVELGVTGHEQEVLKRFTSKEYQRLFAQAFPGEELSFDLIVKAQASFVRSLISLNSPFDRYAYAGDDNALSESALRGMNLFFSEKLECHHCHGGFNFTQSTSHEKQLLDRRPFHNTGLYFVERVNGYPVKDIGLAEISTLARDNGRFRAPTLRNIEKSAPYMHDGSIKTLSDVLDFYAAGGRNIQLGKYQGDGRKNPLKSPFVKGFAMSEQDKTDLLAFLSSLTDEKFLTDKNLAQPE; the protein is encoded by the coding sequence GTGAATAGATTTTTTGTCATTTTATGTTTGGTAGTTGGCGTATTTGCATGTTCCGAAAAACAGCCACCGCAAGTTGAGTATCAATGGCCGTTAATGAAAGGTTTTCCAAAACCTCAAGTTCCGAAAGATAACCCCATGACTGAAGAGAAAGTCGCATTAGGACGGGCTCTTTTCTACGACAATAATTTATCATTTAATCAGCAGCAGTCTTGCGCCAGTTGCCACCAGCAGCAATATGCTTTTGGTGAAAATATTGATCAATCGATAGGTAGTACAGGAGAGCAGCATAGGCGTAATGCGCCAGCCTTGGTCAATATAGCTTACAACAAAACCCTGACTTGGGCACATGATGGCTTAACGACAATCGAGCGTCAGTTGTTATTACCTATATTTGGCGAAGCACCGGTTGAATTGGGGGTTACTGGTCATGAGCAAGAAGTGCTTAAGCGTTTTACCAGTAAAGAATATCAGCGATTATTTGCGCAGGCATTTCCAGGGGAAGAGTTGAGCTTTGATTTAATTGTAAAAGCACAGGCGAGTTTTGTTCGCAGCTTGATTTCATTGAATTCGCCGTTTGATCGCTATGCTTATGCGGGCGATGATAATGCTTTGTCTGAGTCGGCACTTAGGGGAATGAATCTGTTTTTTTCTGAGAAGCTGGAATGTCATCATTGTCATGGCGGCTTTAATTTCACTCAATCAACCAGTCATGAAAAGCAGCTGCTTGATCGCCGGCCATTTCATAATACGGGCTTGTATTTTGTCGAACGGGTAAATGGCTATCCGGTAAAAGACATTGGTTTAGCGGAAATATCGACACTAGCACGCGATAATGGGCGTTTTAGGGCTCCAACTTTACGAAATATCGAAAAATCAGCTCCGTATATGCATGATGGCAGCATTAAGACTTTATCTGATGTCTTGGATTTTTATGCAGCGGGTGGTCGTAATATCCAGCTAGGGAAGTATCAGGGAGACGGCAGGAAAAATCCATTGAAATCGCCATTTGTTAAAGGTTTTGCAATGAGCGAACAGGATAAAACCGATCTCTTAGCGTTTTTATCGAGTTTAACTGATGAAAAGTTTCTGACAGATAAAAATCTTGCCCAACCTGAATAA
- a CDS encoding MbnP family copper-binding protein, translated as MIISRLIAGLLLLILFGCSTEKVDNQLEISMRFNQKIVSCSSELSLGDKVWRIGQVQFFIANVEAQDAKGRWQTILLKSMATQSSTLALVGQNCAEKDKANWQLTFEPDVKLSQFQRLRFQLGVPFELNHLNPLTQTSPLNVSSMFWVWQTGHKFARIEMQSASDNWIFHLGSTGCLSPSVMRAPSEPCRYPNLYSFELALDNHDQLVFDLAKLLDKVELGQQAHCQSEHDNPNCRRLFNNLSHVSGQSVFRMATSE; from the coding sequence ATGATAATTTCTCGTTTAATAGCAGGTTTGCTATTGCTGATATTGTTTGGTTGTAGCACGGAAAAAGTCGATAATCAGCTTGAAATTTCTATGCGCTTTAACCAAAAAATCGTTAGTTGTAGTAGCGAATTGAGTCTTGGTGACAAGGTTTGGCGTATCGGGCAAGTGCAGTTTTTTATCGCAAATGTTGAAGCACAAGACGCGAAGGGAAGGTGGCAAACGATACTGTTAAAGTCTATGGCAACACAATCGTCAACACTCGCTCTTGTCGGTCAAAATTGTGCTGAAAAAGACAAAGCTAACTGGCAGTTAACCTTTGAACCTGACGTTAAATTATCGCAATTTCAGCGACTGCGTTTTCAGTTAGGGGTACCGTTTGAGTTGAATCATCTTAATCCTCTAACGCAAACAAGCCCTCTTAATGTTTCCTCTATGTTTTGGGTGTGGCAAACCGGGCATAAGTTTGCGCGCATTGAAATGCAAAGTGCGTCAGATAACTGGATATTCCATTTAGGCTCAACTGGTTGTCTTTCACCTAGTGTAATGCGTGCACCAAGTGAGCCTTGCCGTTACCCTAATTTATATTCATTTGAGCTGGCGTTAGATAATCATGATCAATTGGTTTTTGATTTAGCTAAGCTGTTAGACAAAGTGGAACTAGGTCAACAGGCACATTGTCAATCAGAGCATGACAACCCTAATTGTCGGCGTTTATTTAATAATTTATCTCATGTAAGTGGGCAGTCAGTATTTAGGATGGCAACCAGTGAATAG
- a CDS encoding choice-of-anchor B family protein: MRTLTAYLTAGLLLLTSGLAFAHSEHDKARFVSPDGKDIGNCDNVLRPCKTIGYAALRANKGDKVLVAGGSYKIENTEELFYLQSNLVPIKGGFNKFDHYQNQSPDINVSTLVGVPPEFATELEQRGFNVITDAKALAKDPALAEKLAAYSHLSQAQQNTPCNNGFAGGFSCNNVNLLSHMPLSSFSIDAKAGSDIWGHVDLNTGKEYAIIGLDSGTSVVDVSNPSNPVEVGAIAGHNVIWRDIKVYQFFDPELNLWQSYAYVTLDGSNATSTDNVTIIDLNNLPHSISLVEKNTTVYKAHNIYISNVDHTLNIANSDAAPLLHLIGTDRKSGQYQNYALSNPRTITKLTDNYSNSLSTGSRPYTHDGASMMITDQRKDSDCVNADTFCSVFIDFNETEMLLWDITNSSQVTSLGKGTYSNPQYVHSGWSTEDNQYVFVHDELDEARLGLNTTLRVFDVNNLRQPTLTGTWTGPTNAIDHNGFVRGNRYYMSNYERGLTILDITDPVDPEQVGFFDTFTVSNNASFNGAWGVYPFLPSGNILVSDINSGLYILEDNTLASEQGTIYFNSSDLDVLPGEKVNVPIRRSNASNDATSVSVNYELLSGSALSGVDYESTSGELTWDENINGIQSININVEQLNEDGKAKTFFVRLFDPQNGATLSSPSYLTIKIDGNAENSSVSFIQETIKTSENQETFEIAAARNGNTNKDISVNYTLIAETALSGEDFIAQSGSISWLTGDNENKTITVQLINDETKEPIESLSIVFSEPNNTQIGAIGEMTVTIADDDSNEAPAVILNENFQANTGQSVTLTAQATDPENDEMTYLWEQTSGVSVNLSNSDSLSASFTAPGSAGELTFKFTATDFRGASSSSEITVTLVAAPEPTPTPTKSKSSGGGGSTYWLTYCCLLVLSMRYISLGRK, translated from the coding sequence ATGAGAACATTAACAGCATACCTAACAGCAGGGTTACTGTTGTTAACCAGCGGGTTAGCCTTTGCTCATTCTGAGCATGATAAAGCGCGTTTTGTCTCGCCAGACGGCAAAGATATCGGCAACTGTGATAACGTATTACGCCCTTGTAAAACTATTGGCTACGCCGCATTAAGAGCAAATAAAGGCGATAAGGTATTAGTGGCCGGTGGCAGTTACAAAATAGAAAATACCGAAGAGCTGTTTTATCTGCAAAGTAATTTAGTGCCAATTAAAGGCGGCTTTAATAAATTTGATCATTATCAAAATCAGAGTCCAGATATAAATGTCTCAACCTTAGTGGGTGTTCCTCCCGAGTTTGCTACTGAACTGGAGCAAAGAGGTTTTAATGTGATTACCGATGCCAAAGCGCTGGCAAAAGACCCGGCACTAGCAGAAAAATTAGCCGCGTATTCTCATCTTTCACAAGCTCAGCAAAATACACCATGTAACAATGGCTTTGCAGGTGGGTTTAGCTGTAACAATGTCAACTTACTCAGCCATATGCCACTGAGCAGCTTTTCAATTGATGCCAAAGCAGGTAGTGATATTTGGGGGCATGTCGACTTAAATACTGGCAAAGAATACGCCATTATAGGGTTAGATTCAGGGACATCCGTGGTTGATGTATCAAACCCGAGTAATCCGGTAGAGGTGGGTGCCATCGCTGGGCATAATGTAATTTGGCGTGATATTAAAGTCTATCAGTTTTTTGATCCTGAACTTAACCTTTGGCAATCCTATGCCTATGTTACCTTAGACGGTTCCAATGCCACCAGTACCGACAATGTCACTATTATTGATTTAAATAACCTACCTCATTCCATCAGCCTGGTAGAGAAAAACACCACTGTTTACAAGGCGCATAATATTTATATATCGAATGTCGATCACACACTTAATATTGCCAATTCCGACGCTGCCCCATTATTGCATTTAATAGGCACAGATCGTAAAAGTGGCCAATACCAAAACTACGCATTATCAAATCCAAGAACCATTACTAAATTAACCGATAACTATAGTAACTCTTTATCTACAGGAAGCCGCCCTTATACTCACGATGGTGCATCGATGATGATCACTGATCAACGAAAAGACAGTGATTGTGTCAACGCTGATACTTTCTGTAGCGTATTTATCGACTTTAACGAAACAGAAATGCTGCTATGGGATATCACCAATAGCAGTCAGGTGACTTCCTTGGGCAAAGGCACTTATAGTAACCCACAATATGTTCATTCCGGATGGTCAACCGAAGATAACCAATACGTATTCGTTCATGATGAACTGGACGAAGCCAGATTAGGATTAAATACCACATTACGGGTTTTTGATGTCAATAACTTAAGACAACCAACACTGACTGGTACTTGGACAGGCCCGACAAATGCGATTGATCATAATGGTTTTGTCCGCGGTAATCGTTACTATATGTCGAACTATGAACGCGGCTTAACAATTTTAGACATCACAGATCCTGTGGACCCCGAGCAAGTAGGTTTTTTTGATACTTTTACCGTCAGTAATAACGCCAGCTTTAACGGCGCCTGGGGCGTTTACCCTTTTCTGCCTTCAGGTAATATTTTAGTCAGTGATATAAATAGCGGCTTATATATATTAGAAGACAATACGTTAGCATCAGAACAAGGCACTATTTATTTCAATAGTAGTGACTTAGATGTACTTCCTGGAGAAAAGGTCAATGTTCCTATCCGCCGTAGTAATGCATCAAACGATGCAACTTCTGTTTCTGTAAATTACGAACTACTTTCTGGTAGTGCCCTCTCAGGTGTTGATTATGAATCTACTTCTGGTGAATTAACCTGGGATGAAAATATAAATGGCATTCAATCGATCAACATAAATGTCGAACAGTTAAATGAAGACGGAAAAGCCAAAACATTTTTTGTCCGATTATTTGATCCACAAAATGGAGCTACTTTATCCAGTCCTAGTTACTTAACAATAAAAATTGATGGAAACGCTGAAAATAGCTCTGTTTCCTTTATACAGGAAACAATAAAAACTAGTGAGAATCAGGAGACATTTGAAATAGCAGCAGCGAGAAATGGCAATACCAACAAAGATATTAGCGTTAATTACACATTAATAGCTGAGACCGCACTGTCAGGAGAAGATTTTATAGCACAATCAGGCAGTATTAGTTGGCTAACAGGTGATAACGAAAATAAAACAATTACAGTTCAATTAATCAATGATGAAACAAAAGAGCCTATTGAAAGCCTTTCTATCGTTTTTAGCGAACCAAATAATACCCAAATAGGTGCTATCGGTGAAATGACGGTCACTATCGCCGATGACGATAGCAACGAAGCGCCAGCAGTAATCCTAAATGAGAATTTCCAGGCCAATACCGGACAAAGCGTCACCCTAACCGCACAAGCCACTGACCCTGAAAATGATGAAATGACATACCTGTGGGAGCAAACCTCAGGTGTTAGCGTCAATTTAAGTAATAGCGACTCATTATCAGCAAGTTTTACCGCGCCCGGTAGCGCCGGTGAACTAACCTTTAAATTTACCGCCACCGATTTTCGTGGCGCCTCAAGCTCATCAGAAATCACAGTTACCCTAGTTGCCGCTCCAGAGCCAACGCCAACGCCAACAAAAAGCAAATCATCCGGTGGCGGTGGTAGCACTTACTGGTTAACATACTGTTGTTTATTAGTATTGAGCATGCGTTATATTTCTCTTGGCAGAAAATAA
- a CDS encoding transposase, producing the protein MPKKTLTAEFKRECAELVIIHGYKHKDAAAAMNVGLSSIQRWVSQYRKEQKGYTPKASALTPEQIRIQELEKQVKQLQSDNTLLKKASAFFAMEMSNGSK; encoded by the coding sequence ATGCCAAAGAAAACATTAACAGCAGAATTTAAACGTGAGTGTGCAGAGCTAGTCATTATTCACGGTTATAAACACAAAGATGCGGCAGCAGCAATGAATGTTGGATTGTCATCAATTCAGCGTTGGGTAAGCCAATACCGAAAAGAACAAAAAGGTTATACCCCCAAAGCCAGCGCCTTAACACCAGAGCAAATCCGCATCCAAGAATTAGAGAAACAAGTTAAGCAACTACAAAGTGACAATACACTGTTAAAAAAAGCTTCAGCCTTTTTCGCTATGGAAATGAGCAACGGCAGCAAGTAG
- a CDS encoding IS3 family transposase: MKKAGSKVQQICRCLSIPFSSFYYRAKPKPICAERVKLDAAMKQIHVDMDATYGKVRMHGELQALGFDIGLHRVRTSMKRLGLVAKRPKQHKYPAGGRPSVIAPNYLNRQFNPQKLNKLWSGDITYIRTQQGWLYLAVIMDLCSRKVISWAFSDKPNSELTTRALRLAVNKRQPTDGVLFHSDQGVQYTCEAFQRSLKEHGLVSSMSRAGNCLDNAVTDRFFRSLKSERINYRRYQTRREAMADIIDYIEPFYNQKRRHYKLGNISPAEYEMKLRKRA; this comes from the coding sequence CTGAAAAAGGCAGGAAGTAAGGTTCAGCAAATATGCCGTTGTTTATCGATACCGTTTAGCTCATTTTATTATCGAGCTAAACCAAAGCCTATTTGTGCTGAGCGTGTAAAGCTTGATGCTGCGATGAAGCAAATACATGTGGACATGGACGCTACTTACGGCAAAGTACGTATGCACGGTGAGTTGCAAGCATTAGGCTTTGATATTGGGCTTCATCGTGTCCGTACATCGATGAAACGGCTAGGCTTAGTAGCTAAACGACCTAAACAGCATAAATATCCGGCTGGCGGTAGACCATCTGTGATTGCACCTAATTATTTAAATCGTCAGTTTAATCCACAAAAACTAAACAAGCTGTGGTCTGGCGATATTACGTATATCCGCACACAGCAAGGCTGGTTGTACTTAGCGGTGATTATGGATTTGTGCTCTCGCAAGGTGATCAGCTGGGCGTTCTCAGATAAGCCAAATAGCGAGTTAACAACACGCGCATTACGCTTAGCTGTAAATAAACGACAGCCAACTGATGGAGTGCTATTCCATTCAGATCAGGGCGTGCAATATACGTGTGAAGCATTTCAACGCTCATTGAAAGAACACGGATTAGTCTCTAGTATGAGTCGTGCTGGAAATTGTTTAGATAATGCGGTTACGGATCGCTTTTTCCGCAGCTTAAAATCAGAAAGAATTAACTATCGCCGTTATCAGACTAGGCGTGAGGCAATGGCTGATATTATTGATTACATCGAGCCGTTTTATAATCAGAAACGGCGACATTATAAATTGGGGAACATCTCACCAGCAGAATATGAGATGAAATTAAGAAAAAGAGCCTAA
- a CDS encoding DNA adenine methylase produces the protein MAIEFLGHKNNLLDFIFGVIEKENIPTDGSFIDLFSGTGCVSAAAMKVGFEVKANDMLGMCNRFAEAALLNKETPNFKSVLPEITGNSNTACESSPFELVIEYLNALPPTEGYIWSNYSPASLHKTEHERMYFTESNAGKIDAIREKIKSWKYSLTKAEESLLIVSLMKAANRVANTAGTYGCYLKKWKKRALNQLKLETIEVVTSDKEHQTYNEDANELIKKISGTVVYADPPYTKRQYAAYYHILETIALGDEPNITGSTGLRSWQDLSSDYCYKRKAPDALRDLLSEAKCDHFLLSYNEDGQIPHEIILEILSKYGSVTTHEKSYKRYKSSSISHKGNTLVERLYHLKMNKN, from the coding sequence ATGGCAATTGAGTTTTTAGGTCACAAAAACAATCTATTAGATTTTATTTTTGGCGTTATTGAAAAAGAAAATATACCGACCGACGGCTCTTTCATTGATTTGTTTAGTGGCACTGGTTGTGTATCAGCAGCAGCAATGAAGGTAGGATTTGAAGTCAAAGCAAATGATATGCTTGGGATGTGTAATCGATTTGCAGAAGCCGCTCTGCTAAACAAAGAAACTCCTAACTTTAAAAGTGTATTACCTGAAATTACTGGTAACTCAAACACAGCTTGTGAAAGCTCTCCTTTTGAATTGGTCATTGAATACCTTAATGCATTACCTCCAACAGAAGGTTATATATGGTCCAACTATTCCCCCGCATCATTACATAAAACAGAACATGAACGGATGTACTTTACAGAGTCCAATGCGGGAAAAATAGATGCTATTAGAGAAAAAATTAAATCTTGGAAATACAGTCTAACTAAAGCTGAAGAGTCATTATTGATTGTAAGTTTAATGAAAGCAGCAAATCGAGTTGCAAATACGGCTGGCACCTATGGGTGTTACTTGAAGAAGTGGAAAAAAAGAGCACTGAACCAGCTCAAACTCGAAACGATAGAAGTAGTCACAAGTGATAAAGAACATCAAACTTATAACGAAGATGCTAACGAATTAATTAAGAAGATTAGTGGTACTGTAGTGTACGCTGATCCACCTTACACAAAGAGACAATATGCTGCTTACTATCATATCCTTGAAACAATTGCTCTTGGTGACGAGCCCAATATAACTGGTTCTACAGGTTTAAGAAGCTGGCAAGATTTATCATCAGATTACTGCTACAAGAGAAAAGCCCCCGACGCTCTTAGAGATTTATTAAGTGAAGCAAAATGTGACCATTTTCTGCTCAGCTATAACGAAGATGGTCAGATACCGCACGAGATCATTCTAGAAATACTTTCAAAATACGGTTCGGTCACCACACACGAAAAAAGTTACAAACGGTATAAAAGTAGTTCAATTTCTCACAAAGGTAACACACTAGTAGAGCGCCTTTACCATTTAAAAATGAATAAAAATTAA